Part of the Mastacembelus armatus chromosome 6, fMasArm1.2, whole genome shotgun sequence genome, TCACAATGACCAATAGAGGGCTGTCTGGTcaaatgagaaaacagaaactggtAGGATTTTCTTTAAGCAGGTTATAATGAACTAActcatttatacatttatgttACTCTGTAGTACTGTATTATACTGCTGTTCAAAACAAGCATTTTATAAAGGAAATGGAGTCATCGAAAAGAGAGTAAACAGCCTGGTGTCTTTTTGAGGTTAGAACTCTGAACCTCAGCATACTGTTCACTCTTCCTCTTTGACATTTCctgttcattattttgttcCAGGAACTGTATGTGGTCTATGAGGTAGAGACAGACACGAGGGGactgtaaaacaggaaaacacacaagtaCAATAAAGTAGCCTAGAAATGCCTGGGTTTGTTTTTAGAGCAAAATCTAATTTTATATCATACCTCAACCAGCTGCATGAGGTTTTCAAAATACTCCTCATCATCAATAGTGAGCTTGCCGTCGTGGTAGATGATGCGGTAGTGCTCCACCTTGCCATCGCAGCTCACACACAGGGTGTAGTCGCCGGGGAAGTTGGTGCTCTCTCGCACCAAGAACTCGCCTGTTTGAGGAGGGTAAAGCAACCGCTCTGCCTGGTCCCGCGTTATTTTGCCATGGAACCAACTGGGAGTGGAAGAGACAGATGTATTACTGAACCCAAACATCAGACCACAACAACTCAATCACCATAACTAAATCATTGGattagttaaataaaatattttgcaaaTCTATCCTTAACAACAATACATGTATCAGCTCCAGCTTTTAGCTGCAACAATTTTTGGAGCTGCATTGTTTTAAAGggctcattttatttcactcGTTTTCTCCTTGTCTGATTTCATGCACTTTGTAAATTTTGTACTTATAGTAATTTATATTTCTCTTCTTGCAAGTTGTTGTACTAGATGTGTGCTGGACTCTGTTTGTCATTCTACATTGTTAATTCTGCAACTGTAGACTGTCAAGATGAACCTGTTTTCTGTGGACTCATTATTGCTAGTGCTACTTTTCCTATTAAAAAATTAGAATCAGTCAAGCAGAAGGTGAAATATTATAATTCCACTatctcagcttttattttttaaactatttgATCAACAACTTAGACATTAAATAACACTGTTCCATTTGGGTTAGTCATTTCTTATACCGACTGTTCACTGTCAGCATATAACCCTCTAGATTCCTATTATCATATTTTGCGCTCAGgaattactaataataatatgaacTGCATTTATAGAACAGTCACCTAATGTTACTTGGGTATACATGTAATCCTCAGACAGGACATGAGGTATTAAGTCTAAATATGCATTAACACACTAGTGTAGGCAGTTTTCTTCCATATAGCCTTTTTTAATCACTGGTTTATTTTCTTGGTAATGTTTCCTTCCTGAAatctttcaaaaataaaaattctgtaATCAAGTACACTATAAATATCATTCTTACAAATgtttgcacacaaaaaaaaaaacatcacatgaaTAAAGATCTTGGAGATTATTTCAGCcggagatttaaaaaaaaaaaaaaaaagacaggaaactGTGCGGAGCTCAAGCATAACTGAGCtggaaacagacacaaatgcacTGCAATTACAACATAGCCCGACCCAACTGTGGTCTCCACACAAATAACTACAGCATCACTGCCACGACAAACAGGCCATCTGCCTCCAGACGTAGGAACAGTGCAAAGTTGTGGTGTTTTAGCCATCAATACAGACGCCACACAAAGCTTTTGTGGTGGCAGCCTTTCAGATGTTGACCATACATTCATAAACCTAATCCTggttgctttcacagccacctTAATCTCTATACTCACGGCATTAGGCTCAGCTTGCCTCCAGATTTCACACCTTCTCTTTTCTGAACATAGTTGGCTGGAATTGTTCCCTCACGACCAGCAGCATTTTTAGCTTTGTACCAGTTCGGATCCTGAAACACAAAAAgtctaaaatgaataaatagaaatattacTTCGTGTGCAGTAAGTAAGAGAACAATTActgttttaagttatttttttaattccattGTCAAGGGAACCTATACTGcatgaatatttaaaagcaaaacagtGTCTATAAAAGGAACATATGAGAAGCAAGAAATGCATAATGAAATGTTACCTTTGTTACAACAATGATAGTTAATACATCGCCTTTGTTAAAGGGCAGGTCCTGTTCTGATGTGCCTTTAAAGTTGTACCTGGCTACACACTCTGTGCCCTGCGGCCATGGAGTCTATAGGAACATGGACAGTTGAGCAGTTAGGAAacaaatcaattttaaaaaaaaaaagtgtatctCTGTTTTAACACAAGCCACTGTTTGTGCTCTGGATGCCTGCGTTACCTGGACCTCTGTCATGGTGAGGTGGTTCAGTCCTCTCACAGGTGAGGTTTTCTAGCTGCTACCATCAGAGctagttaacacacacacacacatacagtacctgagagagagaaagaatttACTCAGTATGGCACCACAAACTAATTCTAAGGAAGACAGTGCATTTGTGGTTTTGCTGTATAAGGGTACATAGTTATTCATAGCAAGCAATGATCAGATCACACTAACCTAGATCAGAAAGAGCAGGCGGTGTCAGTAAAATTAACTTGTTCATACAGAAAGCAGAActaacaacttttttttttttaaatcgcaCTTTCACAACAGAGGCAGAATGTTTCCATGACACAGGACCGTATTCATACAGACCAACTTCTGGTTAGTAGGTAGcaataacaaatgaaaaagtCGAGCACTCTGCCGCAGATTCAAGCTGatgaataaacagaataaaactttgctttgctttgttttagttctgGTTCTTTAGTGAAGCCCTAATGACTGGGCCTTTTAATGAATCAAGACAACGTTCTTCAGCGCTGGAATGCAAACTTGTGGTGAGAGCTGACCAGTCCAGGGGGACTCATCCAGCCTAGAGGGTTTTCTTTTTACATCAATAAAGCAGCCACTGAGAGTCACCTTGAGTCTGTTTctacaacacatacacaacatgaCAGAACAGAAGCATTATAGTTTAAATGGTGACCTATGGATAAATTTATACTCAACACCCCCCACTACCCTTCCCCACAAATTCCACTTCCTCTCTTCCTGTATCAGTTCCCATGGAGAGGCAGCTGGGATCAATGGTCAGGGAAAATCCTGGCTCTGATAGATCTGTCACTTTACATGAGGTCACATCCTCCAACATGTCCCTTACTACGCAGTCAGCATCCTGTTTGATAGATAAAATGTTTGGGTGGGGATcatggaaacatgaaacatataacaaaattgaaacatttctttttaaaagcatgtttcttccactgaaaaacacagtctGGAGTTTCATCTACTGTATGCTATAAGTCCCATGTGGGCCAGGGAGGACTGTCATCACACTGTATGACAGGGACGTGGCGGATGTCGTTCCCTATGGACTACTGCAGCTGTCTGTATTGAGGGACAAAACTATGTAGATATATTTCCCACACCCAACATCCCAGCAAGAGCAGCCCCACTTAGCCTGTGCTAATACCAATCTATCATTCCTATGCTACACTGAGATCCCAACTGTGCAGAacagaataagaaaaacaagaataataCATTTTGTGTAGGCACAGTATTTTTAGTCACACTAGCATCATAGGAGTAGGGGTGGCGATGTCAatcagtccaccactttggtcctAACTAAAATAATTCTACATCCAATAACTGTTGGAGGGATACCAGAAAAACTTGGATAGTGATTTATGGTGCACAGAAGATGAATTCTAATAACAAATTTCTGATTAACATATGTTAGCATTTTGACTGCAAGCTGACCATCACAATTTAGCTCCAAGCACCACTCTACCTAACACCATGTTTACTCCATACGTGTTGGAATGTGAAGAAGACAAAGATTCCTATGTTAACAAGCCTTGAGGACCCCGATCATGTGAGAATTAAAATACTGTGCACTGACTATAAAATACCATGTGTATTAAATCTGGGCCTAATTACATTAAACAGTGTTTGATGACAGCCTCACAAAGCCTTTACTGTGGCTGTAGAAGTCTTGTTTGATTCACAATTTCATTAATCATGTCACATCTCATTAATCATGTCCTGACTCAGTTTTCAGTCTCACCAGGGGATCTCACCCCCACCTTGGAAACCACAGCACTAGATGAAAATTTGGGGGAACCATCACAGTTCACAAAGACCATGCATGTCTCCACCAAATTACATGGTAATCTATCCAACAGCTGTCAAAACATTTTACTCTGATCCACAAATGTCAAAACGTTACTAGCACTAGAGGTCAGAGGATACCAACGTTACTGTGATCCATACTTTGTATACCAcaaatgtcttaaaaaaaacaaacaaaaacaacaacacttcaTCAAATACATTTCAGCAAATATTTGAGATATTTCTGTCTGGACCAAAGAGGTTGACCAGCTGACCAACCCTAGAATCATGCTAATTATAATCTCATCTAGTCTTCCAACTACAAATTGAGCAATCTCGATAAGTTTGAAGCAGGAAATCATACCCATAAtgctttgaaaacagaaaagctatCATAACTTGTGGACTGCAACGGAATATGCCTGGGCAAACTCCTTGGTGAGGGAGCTGGGTGATCTCACCAAGTAAAGAATGGATCAACCGGGCCAAGGCTGACACACAACAACACTTCATAATTCATCTCTTTTGGGACACTGAATGCATCTCAGCAGTAAGCCACCAGCAAACGACTGAATGGGACAGAACCCAATCTGTAATGGAATCACATTGCCATTTCCAGAGAGCTCTACATGGAACCACGGCCTGCTCTTTTCAGGACGCACACAAGACTGTCATTGTGAGTCGGACAAGTTTCCACTGACCCCTGGGGTTGTAACGACCCCTGTCTCATGAGAAATCCATCATTATCGGTTTGTCGAGCATGTAGCTATAAGCAGAGCAATGCTTCAGTTCGACAGGTCTGCAAATAAGAACTGTACTTCATATTTTGCTCTGTAAGTGGAATTAACACTTCTGTTTTGTTATCACTTTAAAAAAGTGTAAACTGCTGTATGTTATGCCCAACAACACAGTGATTATAAGCTCTGAATCATCCAACTGAGAGACGGTGTTTGCTACAGGAGAAGTGATACGTGAAATTAGGTAATAAAAGCAACAGGAAATACAAACTCAAGTAACCAATAACAAGAGGCACCATATAATTTCCAGAAAGTGACATTATAGTATAATTTTATTAATCTTGGTACACAACAACCGTGACCCTGGAAGGATAAGCAGTAAATGATGAATGGATGGCATGAAACAATCCCACTGCTCTGACTAAAATGATTCATCAACATTTTACTCCAGTCTTATGCAACTTAGTCAAAGTGCTGAACTGTATAAAACAGGGGCAGAGTGACGGCACGAAGCAAGACAGGACAGGAATGTAGAAATATCTTCTTTGGCCTTTGTTTAAATCTGCCAGGCCCTAGCCTGACAAAAACTCATTTGAAAACTAATTATGCTAGGTGTTGCAAATGCTGCTGCAATAGAGTGAAATAAGGAAGGTCGGAGGCACTGCCGATACATATCAcatttgttaatttaaaaaacaccacCATGAACTTAGATTTGAAATGCTAATTAAACAAGATAACAGCCATAAAAACCCTCAATGACAATTACATTAGTGCACACTTCTTCCTCTACTGAACATCTACCAGTAATAATGTCACAGTGAACATACATACAAATTCCTGTGCTCCTATATGCCTCCTCCTCCATGTGCAGCAGGGCAGCTGGAGCAATCCAGCCCTCACCATGACCTTCCAGGTTCGGGATATACTACAGCTGCATTAATGCTGCAACCATATTATCATCACTGTTAAGGTGCGTGGCCCATGTGGCGAGAGGAGGACAGGATTTCTGTCCGTTTCCAGTGGGCTTTaatcaaacagcaaacagaagcACTAAGGGGCAGAAaaggagaaacacacagaagaagaaagcatGCCTGCCAACAGTTTGCCCAGCTGGGCCTGCAGATGTTCTCCTCAAGGAGGAAATAACCTCTTCCTCCAGGACAACAGCTGGGCCCTGGTGCAGCAGTGCTGCTTACTGAAACAACTGCCTGCAGGACCAAAGAGAGGAAGTACAGTGCCATACAAGCCATCACTGTATCACTTTTATGACTGACAGTGTTGCCGATGAGGTTCTGTAATACAGGCATGAAAGCAAATGAAGGGGTATAAACCTAAAAGAGCACCCTTTTTATCATaaataaaactggaaaacaatATCACTTTTAGAGCTACAGGCAAGGAAAGAAAATCAGCGATTGTTAGGTGGGGGAAATCCCCTTTAATTAGACATTCATCCATCACAGTCAACTTTGCATTTTACTGCTACCCAAAGTTCATATGAGACAAGGAAGCAGTTGAAACTAATGACGCTGCGGGTAACTTATGTTTTTTATCTTATCGAAAAACATCATGCAAGGCAAAGCTCCTATGCCTGCACAGTGGACACACACTTCCTTGCTGTGGTGCTATGCAACCATGCACTGCAATGCTGCTCTGCTTGTGCAGCCATGCGTGACACATTACAGGGTAGCAGCTATGCTTTGCTGTGGTTTCTTGAGTTCTCATCATGTTTCACCAGCTTAATTCTTCTTTAGAGTTTTGTCACACTCTAAAGTAAAACGCCCTGATGGGAAAAGCTCTAAGGCTGTGCTCGCACTGAACTGGCTTCAGTCTTTTTCAGTAAATTGCTGACTTTTGAGGGAATTCCTGTCTCAGTCAGAGGAGCATCGCCCTGAAACAGACGCAAGAAGTCCTCACTTCCTTTCTCCGAGAAATACTGTTttcagaaaactttttttttttcttcttccagtTAGCGATTATTTTTAGTGCACTGGTGGATTATTCTTTCCTGAGAATGACAGGGCTATGCAGGAAGGAGCAATGAACCCATTTAATATTAAGTCACACTGCAACGGTTGTCAGATTAAAAAGCCAGGAACAGCTGTCACAGATCTCAAGTCTAACGAAAATCCTCTAATGCATGCTCACCACCTTAAATCAGCAGAACATTATTATCAATATCAACCATGGTGTCACGGAGAAATGTGTATATTGCAGCTGCTGCACCCCAGGAAACCAAAGGAAGTAGCAGAAGGCAGAGGATGTTAATACGGACACGTCTATCAGGAAATCATACAGTATACTTACAAAGCATATTTTCGTTTTAAACCATCTTGCGCTTCATTCATTACGTAATTTACTAAACATGGGGTTGATTATTGTGCAGGTCTACTTATAACTTAACATCGGACAACCTCCAAACTCGAATGCGTTGTGATGAGCTGAATTAAAGTATAGTCTTTGTATGATGTGCACAAGCCGAGAGGCCTGCACAGGCTGTATTTTAGAAAGCTTTTACCACAACACAATATTTCTAAGCCATAGATccatttataaataataaaaataaattcgTACCTGCTTCTGGGTAAAACGCAGATTTAATGCGAACAGgtgattcggctactgcccgGGATCCGTTCTCATCTGAgccacagcagaaaaacaaaaagtcccATTGACGAAATAAATAACCGACAGTTAATGTTTGAGCGTAAAACAGTTCAATTCCCGTCGAGGAAGTGAAACCTGCCTCAGGTGACACGAAACTTCAGCAATCCGAAGATACCCCAGTACAACAACCAGCCAGCAGTGATGTTGATGCGTCTCCTGGAGCCGTCATTTAAGAAAGAgccttagaaaaaaaaataaaaattaaacattaactTTTCTACTCTCGATGGAAAAAGTTAAGCAGCcgagaaaaaaacaaaacaaacaaaaaccacctGACAACTGAGCCGGCTAAAACTCCGTTTAATTTGAGCTGACTGAAAATAATTTCGCGTCTACTCCTTGCTGCCCTACTCCTGTTTCCGTCAGAAACATTCAAGTTTTTTTGCCCCACCTTGATTTTGCAGCGCACATGCGCGTTAATGATAAACTACTGTGGTTAAAAATAGGCGATAACTGGCACCGTGTCAGTGAAGGTGAATGATGATGAGCAGTAAGGCAATGCTTACAAAAAACACAGCATAAAACTGGCGAGcgtgttttattatttcagtctACAAACATGACGGGAGAAGAGCCCACAGTATTTATTCACAGTTAACACCGACAGTGACCTTCGATCCCAGAAGGAAACTAATGTCCTGTCTAGACAAAACCTCCCAGTGAACAGTAAACTGAAGTAAACACCAGCTACAGATCTGAGGGTACGAAACATGTAAACTAAGAATTAAAAATCCCGAAAAGCAGAACTTTTAAGCCTTTTAACAACTTTCTTTCAAACAGACGCTTTCCTGTGGAAGTCAGATCACCATATGCTGagttttaacatttcattatttaaaaaaaaagctattcAATGAGGAAATAGTGTTAAGCACATAAGAATTGCGATTACAGCAGAATAAGGAAGAACCACTAAAACTGTGGCTTAATGCTCCCCTGGCGGCCGCAAACTAAACTCATTAAGTTCCCATGTGCACTAGCACTTGCTGATGTTTCGACCCAAACGTGTCCCGACAGATGTTATTAACACATCAGGTCGGAGGAATCTTGGAGAAAGGACAAAACGCCTGTGTATTAAGGTGAATGTCTGTGCAAACTAGCGTGCTCAgagaaatcaaaatgtaatacaaaatattttcaatCCCGCCGAGATGTTTATGAGTCCACATGTGGACATGCAACACCAAACATTACTGCACTAAACACTTGATTTGTTATCTCTGTGCACTGGTTGAAATCAGCCTTTTCTGGACTACACTGAGCTCAATGAAGCAGGAGTCAAGTCTGAATTCCGCAAATACTGACGTATGTCCTGTAAAACTGTTGACAAAAACTTCTGGACACATCAAATTTCAAATGAATGTGGTCTTTCATAAAGAATAAGGACTTAAAAACTTAGACTTTCATTGTCAAAACAACTGGCAGTAGACATGCCTCCAGTCCCCCTGTCGAGGCctgaaaaaacagcacagaacaagCAACTTGTGGTCACATATGTAAACAGGTGTATATCAGATCAAatagcaactgaaaaaaacttttcatCAGTTTCTCATCAATCAGACCCAGTCTAATTGGTTCATACAGTGCAGATGCACAtacatatttttgtgtgtttagatCAAGACAATTCAACACaccaacagaaataaaataaaatcacatggTCCTGTAATTTTtagcacattttttaaaattgtagaTGCATTTCACCCACTGTTCCATTGCCTTACATTTGTTTCCACACAATATTTAAGATTCCCAAAACATGTTTAAGTTGTGTAATCAATCCAAAATCTAGACTCCATTTTCTTTAGTGTAACACACTAAAGGTTCCTGAAATCAATTTGTGCTTCTACTGCAACAACACATGCAACACTGACACAAATTATTAGTGATCTCACGTTTGTCACAGAAGATtacataatatttttgtttcacttaattccttttttttatgGTGcagtattaaataaaaacaaataagtaCATGGAACCGTAGGAAAAAGACATCAATTATATAGCCTGGACTCAAAAATGATCAGTAGAAATGTTTAATATACATGACTTGTAGTTAAGGAACTGGGACTTTCAAAGACACTGATATAGTCCTTTGACTGGTACAACTAAAccaaaattaatttaaagaaCTTTTCTCCCAGATCATCATTAAGGCCTATAATTAAGGCTTATAATCACAACCTAATTTAACAATGAACATACAAAACTGCTGATACCTGGATTCGCTCCAGTAGCTGCCATATCCAAAACTGGTTTAGTCGGAAAACACAGCTTCGCTAacataaattacaaaaattCCAAATTTGTTTAATGAATTTCTTCTGCTAATAAAATATCAGACATTTACTCACTGTGCAAGAGGCTGTAAACAAAGTTGTTAGGTCTGACTTCTGATGTTTCATCCAAATTAATGGATGTTTATTCACCACATGAATAATGAGGCTAGATTGCAACAACATTCAGAAAAGTTCAATTTTAAGTCCAAATGTGTAAATTCAAAATTGAACATTAAGTGGTATCAGCTCTGTGACTTCATTTCTGAATAAGCTATCATTCAAATGTCGTGTAAAATTATGTTAATACAAAGGTATCTATATAATTGCTGGTGCCATTATTGGTCATGAAAGAATTGTTTTTCAATTCAGATTTGATGCTCTTTCGTTCTCCATCTACATGCACTAGTGCTAGTAGGACTAACGTATCAAGCGGTCATCACTCAGTGTGAGAGAAAGTCCCATTCACATGTTAATGAGTTAGAAACTGCTGAACCTCTGGAATATAAGGCGCCCAAACCCAAATGGTCAAACATGGTGAAAGATTTTATCTTTCATGTTAACCATTAGTCCAATTATGCAGAGTGAAGAGGGATAACAAACTTGCACCCAAAAGGAGAATGGTACTTGATTCCCACTTCCTGAAACACTTGGCGAGGGATGCCTATATCACACAAGTAAACCCTGCCAGCCCCCTCAGGCAGTGGAAGTGGGAGGCAAAGAGAGAGGGACCACTTAGCCTCGACTGCCTGACCCTGTCCATTTACAGGAGGGTCTAAGCTGAGCACTGGTGCTCGATTCTGGTTAGCCCAGTCTGCAGCTGCTTGGTACCAAGGCTGATCCATTAGGAATGTGTTCTCATGGCAGTCCAAGCAGTTAATAATTAGATCCACTGGGGTGTCTGGAAGGTCTGTGgagtcagaaagaaaaactgaaaaatctcATTCTACTTCACCAACtagaatacatttaaaaacacaaaagtcacTTAGACAGGTGCAAAAAAGAAAgccaaattaaacacaaaactttatttaaaaaaggtgCCCACCTTTGATATTTGAAACCTGTTTGCCCCCAGTTTTATTAAACAGCGTGAGCTCACTGGTGACAGAGTCAAGCATCTTGACAAAATTCGGCAGAAACAGAATGACCTCCACTTCATGATTGGCCAGGTGACGACCACAGCTGATGCCCTGAGCCCCCTGAACATGAGGACCACACAGCACAGCCACTGTGGGACGCTGGTGTAAATTTTTTGGAGTGAATCTGGGAGAAATTTTGAAATATAAACTTAGATGATTTCCTAAATTATGGCATACAAAACAATTAGGTTCAACAGTATGACTATCCAAAAGGTTCAAATGAAAAGAACAAGCTATCAAGAAGTAACTGTAGGAATAATATTGAAAAACTACAGGTAAATATTATTTCATCTAGCTTCTTTTCTAATTATAAATatggttttattgatttaatcTTGAATGCATTGAGCTTTCCTATCACTAGACAACCTGTTTAAAAACCCTAATTTTCGAGACAGACATTCATGTCTCTGATGTTCACTTGAGCAAACTGAATTCAAGCACTCTAACTGCAATTTAGATTTGTTTGAGTTTAGGTATTGGGCTATCATTTAGCCATTGTAAATGGCTAAGcactaacttttttttaaaatggtaaaCGTGTGTTAGTTTGGATATTCAACATCTGTTTCAAACCCATCACTACATACTTACCTGTTGGGACCACCCAGCAATGTAAGTGCCATTTGACTGGCACATACTCCAGTCATTTCAAGTCTTCGTTCCAGTGAGAGACCATAACGCTCAGCAACTGACAAAAGACGCTTTTGCAGTTCATAGGATATACTGGGAACAACAAGCCCAGAGTCTGTATGGAAGCAGGACAGACATATTTAACAGCAGAGTTGAAACAACCCACTGACCAAAAATTAACTGccaattaaaataattattaactaGTGTAATTTAATAGTCTGCTTCACTTGCCCTTGCTACCATTCATTTCATTACAACATACACTTACCAGTGCAGTATTCTTTGGCCC contains:
- the edc3 gene encoding enhancer of mRNA-decapping protein 3; translated protein: MAADWLGSLVSINCGPTLGVYQGEVSSVDQSSQTISLRQPFHNGVKCTVPEVTFSAIDIKELKILNIRNDNARTNCSAPTKVSSTPVAVPKNDPRSVEKLNSPQHCSKSYGDRHLDVPGQLKGFRRRHNSWSSSSRGANQATPKKNGVKNGQMKHRDDECFGDGVDDGLDTDFDFEGNLALFDKAAVFSEIDISERRNGARSRGTPQEQTPSRYRHDENILEAKPIVYRQITVPQPGAKEYCTDSGLVVPSISYELQKRLLSVAERYGLSLERRLEMTGVCASQMALTLLGGPNRFTPKNLHQRPTVAVLCGPHVQGAQGISCGRHLANHEVEVILFLPNFVKMLDSVTSELTLFNKTGGKQVSNIKDLPDTPVDLIINCLDCHENTFLMDQPWYQAAADWANQNRAPVLSLDPPVNGQGQAVEAKWSLSLCLPLPLPEGAGRVYLCDIGIPRQVFQEVGIKYHSPFGCKFVIPLHSA